The DNA window CGCAACGCGGACTATCCCGTCGTTGCTATACAGAGCACAGTCAATGTGTTGAACCAGACCCGACTTTATCTCAATCCGTATTTTTCAAGTGGCTGAGCGATTTTCCTTATCGTGTGTAAACGTTAGCAGCGTCTTCCGTAGCAGCTGGAGCAGGTAGCGCAGTCGTTGCCTGGGGTGTTGCCCGTTCGACGGAACAGATACTGCAGCGCGTCCCTGACACGTTGATTGGCAGTATCCAGCAGGGCATTGACCGACCAGTCGCCGGTTTCGAGAAGCGGGCAGCAGGCCGGTCGCTTGATCGGCGACGGCGCGCAGTCCCTGTCCGATCAACTCCGACGCATCGAGCGCGGGCAGCTCCTGTTGTTGTGGAAAGGTGCGACGGTCATCTTGGGCAGTCTGCTGCTGTTGCTGGGCGGCGGCGGATGGTCGCTGATCCAGTATCGCCAGGAGATCGGCGATAACCAGTTGCGTGCCGAGCAGTTACGCGCCTACAACGCCGCCGACGTGACACTATGCGGCGGTCGGCTGTGTGCCAATGTCGAGATCAAGAGCGCTGGCTTCGACGATCGCCGGCAAGTATCGGCTGGTCAAGCCGCGCTGATTTCGGCAGCGCCAGAGGCATTGCCTGCCGCATATCCTGGCTTGGCAAACGTGGCGCGCGCGGCGGGGGCAGGCTCCATTGCTGGCGCATGGCGCATCAGCTTGCTCGGCGATGGACTGGACGCCGTTGGAATACGCGGCAGGCATCACGACGCTGGCACCTTCAACGCCCGATACGGCGGGGTGGACATCACCATCTCGGCCAGCGAATAGGCCAGCTCGCGTTCGGCCAGCACCGCGCCGTCGGCGCCGTGTTCGAGCAGATGCTTGACCTCGGTATCGCTATGGGCGCGCGCCAGCAGCGTCAGCGACGGGTTGATCGCGCGCAGCTTGGTTAACGCTTCACCGGCTTCCAACGGTTGCGGAATGGCCAAAATCGCGATCTTTGCATGCTCTGGGCGCGCTTCGGCCAACACGCGATCGGCTGCCGCGCTACCACGGATGCCGGGGATACCGGCGGCATGCGCTTTGGCTACATGGTCGCCGTTGTCGTCGATCACCAGCAACGGCACGCCACGGCTGCGCAGCAGCTGCGCCAGTGCGCTGCCGACGCGGCCGTAGCCGATCACGATGGCGTGGCCGTCCAGCGGCAGCGCCGGGCCGGGTGGCGTCTCCGGCTGCGCTGCCGTGGGTGCGCCCTGCGTCTGTTTAGCCTGCCAACGGTCCAGCAAGGAGAACAGGAACGGGTTGGCGATGATCGACAACAGCGCGCCGGCCAGGATCAGATCGCGCCCGGTTTCGGGCAGGATCGCCAACTGCACACCCAGCCCGGCAAGAATGAAGGAGAACTCGCCGATCTGCGCCAGGCTGGTGGAAATGGTCAGCGCCGTGCCGGTGGGGTGGCCGAACGCGCGCACGATCACGAACGCAGCCAGCGACTTGCCGAGGGTGACGGTCAGGAACGTGGCCAGCACCTGCCATGGATGTTCGACCAGGATCATTGGGTCGAACAACATGCCCACAGACACGAAGAACAGCACCGCGAACGCATCGCGCAACGGCAGCGAATCGCTGGCGGCCTTGTGGCTGAGTTCGGATTCCTTGAGCAACATGCCGGCGAAGAACGCACCCAGCGCGAACGACACGCCGAACAGCTTCGCCGATACGAACGCCACGCCCAGCGCGATGCCGAGCACGGCCAGGGTGAACAGTTCGCGCGAGCCGGTGGCGGCGACCTTTTCCAGCGACCACGGAATCACCCGGCGCCCGATCACCAACATCACCGCCACGAATGCGACCATCTTCAGCACGGTCAAGCCGAGCGCGGCCAGCAGCGAGGTGGACCCGCCAGTGTGCGTGGCCGCCGGTGCGCCGATGCCCAGCACCTCGGCCAACGCCGGCAACATCACCAGCGCGATCACCATCGCCAGGTCTTCGACGATCAACCAGCCCACTGCGATGCGGCCACGCTGAGTTTCCAGCAAGCGGCGTTCTTCCAATGCCCGCAGCAAGACCACGGTACTTGCCACCGACAGCGCCAGACCGAACACCAGGCCATGCATCAACGGCCAGCCCATGCTCCAGGCCAGCGCCCAACCGAGCAGTGTGGCCACCACGATCTGCGCCAGCGCACCGGGAACCGCGATCCACTTCACTTCCATCAAATCGTCGAGCGAGAAGTGCAGGCCCACACCGAACATCAGCAACATCACACCCAGCTCGGACAACTGATTGGCCATGGTCTGGTCGGCCACGAAGCCGGGCGTGAACGGACCAACGCAGACACCGGCAAGCAGATAGCCGACCAGCGGCGAGAGTTTCACTTTCTGTGCGAGCGTGCCCAGCACGAAAGCGACCGCGAGGCCGATGGCGATAATGTCGATGAGGCTGGTGTCGTGATGCATTCCTATCCGTTGTGGGACTGTCCCAAAGAACGTCGAGGCCGACCCGGCCAAGGGCGCTGCGCCGGGCCTTGCCTGCTGGCATTGCGTGGTGATGGCTGGCGTCCTGCGCCGGGATCAGGACCGCACAGCAGGTCCAGTTAGTGTGGATGTCTATAGCACACAGCGCATGATTAACGCGATGCGACATGCACCGCTCGTGCGCATGAGAGATGGCGGCGTTGGGCCGCGTTTGGATCGCACGGTAATGCCGATGCCTTTACGACATCGAGACCGATATCGAGACCGCTGCGGCCGCGGCCGCAGTCGTCCAGCATCGCACCGATGCAGTTGCGCGTGCGCCATCATCTATCGCGTGGCGCCACTGGCCGGACCGACATGGTCGATTCTCGCCCTCTCCGCATGTGATGCGGATGCATATGGCATCAAATCGAATTTGACGACAAGGCGAGGCGCGCAACGACAGACACCGCCGAGCGATCGGCGGTGTCTGTCGTTGCGAAAGAGCCGATCGGAGGCTCCGATCGGCTCTTTACTGATCAGAACCGGTAGGTGACCCGGCCGTACCAGTAACGTCCGTTAAAGCCGAACGGCGATAGCGACGAATATTGCAGACCGCCAGCGCGGTCGTCGTAGGCGGTGGTCAGCTGCACCTTGGTCGGATACTGATTGGTGATGTTGTCGACACCGACGGTGACGGTGAATGCGTTCCAGGTCTGGCTGGCTGCCAGATTCAGCAGCCAACGCGCGTCGTAGGTCTGATCCTGGCTGCCATCGGCCGGGTCGCTGATGCGCTTGATCGAGCCGTAGCGAGTGGCGTTGAAGTTGAGCTCAAACCCGCCCAGCGTCCAATCTGACGACGCCATGTACTTGGTCCGTGGCGTGGCATCGGTAAGCAGACCCTGGCTGGCGCGTCCGAAGTTCGGGTTGGACAACTCCAAGATAGCGGTCTTGTTGTAGTTGGCGCTCGCGCTCAGGTTGAGCTTGCCGTACTCGCCCAGATCGGCGAGGTAGCTGTTGATCCAGTCCACGCCGCGGGTGCGGCTGGTAGCGCCATTGACGAAGAACTGCACCGCAGCGACCTGGCCGATCGGCTGCGCCAGCTGCAGCTGGTCCGAATACAGGATCTGATCCCAGATGCGGATCTGATAAACGTCCAGGCTGGAAGTGACGTTGGACGTCGGCTGCCATACACCGCCGAGACCGTAATTGGTGGATTTTTCCGGGCTCAGCGGACCGGCGCCCAGGGCAACCGCTACCGGGTCGGAGGTGCGATAGGTGCCGACCTGCACCAGCCCGCCGTTCCCGGTCAGGGTCACCACCGACGCATAGTTCTGCTGTGCCAGCGACGGCGCGCGGAAGCCGTTGGAAATGGTGCCGCGCAGCGAGAACGTATCGCGGAACGCGTAGCGCGCCGACACCTTGCCCGAGCGCGTTGAGCCGGCATCGCTGTAGTTTTCATAGCGCCCGGCGATGCCGCCGGACAGCTTGTCGGTGATGTCCGCTTCCAGGTTGGCGTAGACCGCGTTGCTGTGGCGCCCGAACTTGCCGGCGACCGACGGCTCTAGGCCCGAGAACACCTGTGCACCGCCCGGGTAGGGCTCGCTGGTGTCGGGATTGATGGTGTTCGGGTCGAAAAAGTACGAGTCCGGCGAGCCGGCGGTGATCTGGTAGCGGTCCTGTCGATGCTCGGCGCCGAAGGCGACATTGATCGGATACGCCAAGCCCCAATCGAAGGATTTGTTGACGTCCAGGTTAATCGTGCCCTGCTCGGTTTCGAAGCCACCGGAATTGAAGTTGGTCGGCGAACTGCCGGTGGTCCAATACAGATTGGTGTTGATTGTGTTGAGGATGTTGAAGGTCATGTCGTTCTTGCCGTAAGTGGCCGACAGATCCCAATTCCATTCGCTTGCGGTGCTGCCTTTCAGGCCCAAAACGGCCGAGCGGTCGTTGGTGGGGTTGTAGATCTGCGGCAGGAACCCATTCGGATAAATCGCCTGCACGTTGCGGTTGGTGTTGTCGGCAGCGCGGTAGTAACCGTTGGAGGTGACTTCGCGACGGCTCATGCTGAGGTGGCCATACAACTCCAGAGTCGGCGAAAACGCGTAACCGAAGGCGGTCAGGCCTTGATAGAAGTTGGACGCCGGGTCGCCATGGCGCTGATACGGAACACCGCCGGGATTGTCTGTGCCCGGAACCGTGGTGGCGCGGTTGGTGTTCTCGCCACGGTTGGTGCTCATGGTGTTTTGGTAGTTCCAGGACAGCCGCACCCAGCCTGGTGCCTTGTCGCCGCCAGTGCCGCCGAATGCCTGGCCGACCGAGCCGTCGATGCCGTTCTGCTCGCCATCGCCCTTGTCCATGATGCCGCCGTTGACCGAAATGCTGTTGCTGCCGACATCGGCGCCATGCTTGAGCACGATGTTGACCACGCCTGCAATGGCATCGGAGCCGTATTGCGCCGAAGCGCCGTCACGCAGTACTTCGATGCGTGCGATTGCAGACATCGGCAACGAGTTCAAATCTGCAGGCGCAGAACCGCGGCCGACATACGGGTTGTAATTGATCAGCGACGAGGTGTGATAGCGCTTGCCGTCGACAAGCACCAGCACCGCATCCGGCGACAGGCCGCGTAATGTTGCCGGGCGCGAGGCGTCGTTACCGTCGGAAATCGCCGGGCGTGGGAAATTCAGCGACGGCAACAATTTGCCGAGTGCGGTGGCGATGTCGGTCGCACCGGTAGCCTGCAGCGATTGCTCGGTGATGATGTCGATCGGCGATTCGGATTCGGCCACCGTACGATCGCTCACTCGCGTGCCGGTGACGATCAAAGTGTCCAGGGTTTTCTGCGGCTGGGTCGGCTGCGACTGCGCACTCGCAGCGAACGAACAGACGGTGAGTGCGACCGAAATCGCAAGCGAGAGTGCGTTGGAGGTGTGCATGGGAATCAAGGCTCGAAAGTGGATGGTGGACGCAGCGATGAAGCGCGCGTAATGCCGGGGGATTGCGATTGCGTACGGGTGATCGATGGTGCCTGCGCTCCGGGTGTTGCCGCAGTGCGGTGCGGCACGTGCAGGCAGGACATCTGATCTGCACGCGGTGTCTCGCGGTGCGCATCCTTGCTGAAAGACGCGTTGTTGGATCTCCTGCTCTCTCATCGGCGAGAGAGCAGAAGCATTGCCGTGTTGCCTGTATTGCTTGCAACGCCTCGGCATGGCGTTGCAGTGCGATGCAAACGCTGGCCGCTGCCGACCAGCGCGCGGCGGTTTACCACTTGTAACTCACGTTGGCGTACACGAGCGCACCGTTGAAACCAAACGGTGAGGCGCTGCTGTACGGCAGATAGGTGCGTGTGCCCAGCCCGGCTTCTTGGCGGTCCGGATATTCGTTGAGCACGTTGTCGCCACCGATGGTGAAGTTCCAATTGTTCAACTTGTAGGACGCCGCCAGATCCAGCGTCCACTTGGCCGCGTAGGTCTGGTCGCTGCCAGCATTGGTGCCGAAGGTGCTGAACTCGCCCCAACGCGTGGCGGTGCCGGTAAACGACCAGTTGCCAGGCGACCAGGTGCCGCCCAGGAAGAACTTGTCGCGCGGCGTGCCTTCGGTGATGCGACCGAGTTCGGCACGGCCGATGCGCACCGCACCCGGATCGATCGCTTCCAGCGCTGCCGGGTTGTCGGCAATCCGTTTCACTTCGGTTTTGTTGTAGTTGTAACCGGAGGTCAGCTCCACGCTGCCGCTGTCCAGATTCCAGCGATACGTACCGACCGCATCCAAGCCCTGGGTCTTGGTGTCCACCGCATTGGTGAAGTAACGCCCGCCACCGATGCCTGGGAAGCCATTGGCCTGCAGATAGTTGCGCGCTGCCGTGGAGGTGAGGTTCTCCGACAGCACGATGCGGTCATCGATATCGATGCGATACGCATCGACGGTGATGTAGAGGTTTTCGACCGGCTGCAGCACTACGCCCAAGCCGTAGTTCTTGGATTCTTCGGCCTTCAAGGGCTCGGCGCCGAGTGCGATCGCGGCCGGGTTGTCGGTACGGAAAGTGCCGATCTCGAACGGGGTCGCGGTAACCGTGCCATTGGGCTGTGCCACGTTGAGGAACTGGGTGGCGATCGACTGGAAGTTCTGCTGCTGCAACGAGGGCGCGCGGAAACCGGTGGAGGCCGTTGCACGCAACGCGACCTTGTCGTTGAACGCGTAGCGCAGCGACAGCTTGCCGGTGGCGGTATCGCCGAAGTCGCTGTACTTCTCGTAACGCCCGGCCAGGCCTGCCGATAATTTGTCGGTCAGATCCGCTTCCAGATCCACATATGCCGAGTGGCTGTTGCGGTTGTAGTAACCGGCATCGGACAACTTGAAGCCCGGGAACACCTGTGCGCCGGGAAGCAATGCACCGTTCTCAGACGCAATGCCGCCATTGGCCGAGGAGGCTGCATCGCCGGGCGACTGATTGAACTTCTCGCCGCGCCATTCCGCACCGAAAGCCAGCGTGACCGGATAGGCCAGGCCCCAATCGAGCGTCTTGGTGAAGTCGGCATTGAGCACGTTCTGGGTGACTTCCAGCGTGCCGGCGTGGAAATCGGTGGGGCTGGTCACGCCCAGGCTGTTGTTCAAGCTGTTACGCACATCGAAGGTGAGATTGTTCTGGCCGTAGTTGTAGCTCAGATCGATGTTCAAGCCGCCTTCGGTGGAGGTCTTCAACCCGCCCACCCACGAGACGTCCTTGCTGACGTTGTAGATTTGCGGCAGGAAGCCGTTCGGATAGATTTCCGGGCGATTGCGGTTGTCGCCGGCGAAGCGGAAATAGCCGTTGGACAGCACTTCGCGACGGCTGACCATGCCGAACGAGTAGAAGGTCAGATAATCGGTGGGGCTGTATTGGCCATTGAACGACATCGCACCCTGGTCGATCTCGGGGTCACCGTAACGCTGCTCCACGCGGCCCTGGAACGGCAGTGCGCGGTTGGTCTGATCCGAGTGCCCGGCCTGCGCGGCCAGATGCACCTTGCCGGTTCCGGCGAAGCTGAAGCCGGCATCGCCGGACAGCTGATACTGCTCGCCGTCGCCAGCGCTGTACTTGCCGTAGCGGCCATTGACGCTGCCGCCTTCACCGCTGCCCTTGAGCACGATGTTGATCACGCCGGCGATAGCGTCCGAGCCGTATTGCGCCGAGGCACCGTCGCGCAGCACTTCGATGCGCTCCACTGCGGCGATCGGAATGGTGTTGAGATCAGCCGGCGACGAGCCGCGGCCCTGGGTATCGTTGAGATTGATCAGCGCAGTGCTGTGATAGCGCTTGCCGTTGACCAGCACCAGCACCTGGTCGGGAGACAGGCCGCGCAGCTGCGCCGGGCGCACCGCGTCCGAACCGTCCGAGATTGCCGGGCGAGGGAAATTCAACGAGGGGATCGCGCGTGACAGCGCGGTAGCCAACTCGGTGGTGCCAGTCGATGCCAGTGCTTGTGGCGAAATGATGTCGATCGGCGATGCAGATTCGGCCACGGTGCGATCGGCCACGCGCGTGCCGGTCACAATCAACGTGTCGAGGGTTTTCTGGGTAGGAGCTTGTGATTGCGCGGATGTGGTTGAAGCGGAAAACGACAAACCAAGAACAACGGCGACTGCGAGTGGACTGGTCTTGCAATTCATGCGGTGACAACTCCGAGTGGGGAACGGATGCATCGCAGGGACCCTCCCGGGCCGCGTCCGGCGGCAGCTGCGGTGCGCTCTCAACCATTAACCACGCGTAACCACATGTCAAATTTTGGTTACGCTGCGCAAGCGGCTGGCATACGTAGCGTGTCGATGACATCGTTGTCATAATGCACCAAAGTGATGCATTGCATGCGCCCAGCCTGCTATTGCGGGGTCTGGCTTGCACCATCATGGACATCGATACCAGTTATGAAACTTCTGCATCAAACTGTGATCTGCACCGCATCGGCACTGCGTTGCGCAGCACGATGGAATACGGCTTCGATCGTGTTGCCATGCGAATCGATCGCCAACGCGGTGTAAGCGCGGTGTAGGTAGTCCCGGTGATACGGCCACCCAATCGGGCGCGCTGTTGTCGCGACCACCATGGACAAGTGCAGCGTGATGAAAATGCACGTCCCTCAACGTGCAGAACACGCTCTCAAGTGATGACGGCTGGTCAGTTCGCTTTGCGCAACGGTGTCGCGGTCGAAGATCAATAGCTCATCGGCCCGTAAGAAACCCTCGCCCTTGTCACCGATCGGGATGCCGAGGACCTTGAGTGCGCCCTGGTAGAAACGTTGGCTGGCCGGCAGGTCCTGTAAGAGCCAGATGCGGGTGACCGATCAAGCGTCCGCGGGACAGCTGCGCTGCTTCCATGGTGCGTGCTCCGGCGGTGAAGGGAGTACTGGTGACGGCACCCTAAAGCCGGTAGCTCTTCACATTGCATCGATGCATGCTGCCCGATGGCTGCATGGACACGCTCAGCCAAAACGCACACGCCCCGGACTGGCCGGGGCGTGCGGTCAAACATCGACATCTCATCGTGCGGTGAGCCAGATCAACAAACCTCGCACGGCTTGGCGCTGTTGATTGCAGCGCTTACCAGCGGTAGTTGATGCGGCCGTACACATAAGCACCGTTGAAGCCGAACGGCGACAGGTTGCTATACGGGAACTGCCCGCTGGTGGAGTTGGCGACGTTGTTCTCATCCGGGTACTCGTCGAGCAGGTTGTCCGCGCCCAGCGTCAGCGTCCAGCGATCGACCTTGTAGCTGGCCGACGCATCCATCACCCACTTGGCGCCGAAGGTCTGGTCGTTGATGGCCTCGGCCGGGCGAGTGCTGTACTTGCCATAGCGCGTTGCACCCAGCGCCAGCGTCCAGTGCTCCAGGTTCCAGCTGCCATTTATCAGGAACTTGTCGCGCGGAAAGCCTTCTTCGATACGGCCACGCTCGGTGCGATCGATGCGTTCCAGTCTCAATCCGTTGGACGATAGGGCAGCCGGGTTATCGGCGACGCGGCGTACTTCGGTTTCCGAGTAGTTGTAACCTGCGGTCAGGTCCACGCTGCTGGCGGCGAGCTGCCAGCGGTAGCTGCCCACTACGTCCACACCACGCGTGCGGGTATCTACCGCATTGGTGAAGTAGCGCCCGCCGTTGATGCCGAAGATGCCCTGCGATTGCAGCAGACTACGCACGCCGGTGCCGGTGAGGTTGGACGACAGCACGATGCGGTCGTCCACATCAATCTGGTAAGCATCCACGGTGAGATACAGCGCGTC is part of the Xanthomonas fragariae genome and encodes:
- a CDS encoding TonB-dependent receptor plug domain-containing protein codes for the protein MHTSNALSLAISVALTVCSFAASAQSQPTQPQKTLDTLIVTGTRVSDRTVAESESPIDIITEQSLQATGATDIATALGKLLPSLNFPRPAISDGNDASRPATLRGLSPDAVLVLVDGKRYHTSSLINYNPYVGRGSAPADLNSLPMSAIARIEVLRDGASAQYGSDAIAGVVNIVLKHGADVGSNSISVNGGIMDKGDGEQNGIDGSVGQAFGGTGGDKAPGWVRLSWNYQNTMSTNRGENTNRATTVPGTDNPGGVPYQRHGDPASNFYQGLTAFGYAFSPTLELYGHLSMSRREVTSNGYYRAADNTNRNVQAIYPNGFLPQIYNPTNDRSAVLGLKGSTASEWNWDLSATYGKNDMTFNILNTINTNLYWTTGSSPTNFNSGGFETEQGTINLDVNKSFDWGLAYPINVAFGAEHRQDRYQITAGSPDSYFFDPNTINPDTSEPYPGGAQVFSGLEPSVAGKFGRHSNAVYANLEADITDKLSGGIAGRYENYSDAGSTRSGKVSARYAFRDTFSLRGTISNGFRAPSLAQQNYASVVTLTGNGGLVQVGTYRTSDPVAVALGAGPLSPEKSTNYGLGGVWQPTSNVTSSLDVYQIRIWDQILYSDQLQLAQPIGQVAAVQFFVNGATSRTRGVDWINSYLADLGEYGKLNLSASANYNKTAILELSNPNFGRASQGLLTDATPRTKYMASSDWTLGGFELNFNATRYGSIKRISDPADGSQDQTYDARWLLNLAASQTWNAFTVTVGVDNITNQYPTKVQLTTAYDDRAGGLQYSSLSPFGFNGRYWYGRVTYRF
- the ybaL gene encoding YbaL family putative K(+) efflux transporter; the encoded protein is MHHDTSLIDIIAIGLAVAFVLGTLAQKVKLSPLVGYLLAGVCVGPFTPGFVADQTMANQLSELGVMLLMFGVGLHFSLDDLMEVKWIAVPGALAQIVVATLLGWALAWSMGWPLMHGLVFGLALSVASTVVLLRALEERRLLETQRGRIAVGWLIVEDLAMVIALVMLPALAEVLGIGAPAATHTGGSTSLLAALGLTVLKMVAFVAVMLVIGRRVIPWSLEKVAATGSRELFTLAVLGIALGVAFVSAKLFGVSFALGAFFAGMLLKESELSHKAASDSLPLRDAFAVLFFVSVGMLFDPMILVEHPWQVLATFLTVTLGKSLAAFVIVRAFGHPTGTALTISTSLAQIGEFSFILAGLGVQLAILPETGRDLILAGALLSIIANPFLFSLLDRWQAKQTQGAPTAAQPETPPGPALPLDGHAIVIGYGRVGSALAQLLRSRGVPLLVIDDNGDHVAKAHAAGIPGIRGSAAADRVLAEARPEHAKIAILAIPQPLEAGEALTKLRAINPSLTLLARAHSDTEVKHLLEHGADGAVLAERELAYSLAEMVMSTPPYRALKVPAS
- a CDS encoding TonB-dependent receptor plug domain-containing protein, producing MNCKTSPLAVAVVLGLSFSASTTSAQSQAPTQKTLDTLIVTGTRVADRTVAESASPIDIISPQALASTGTTELATALSRAIPSLNFPRPAISDGSDAVRPAQLRGLSPDQVLVLVNGKRYHSTALINLNDTQGRGSSPADLNTIPIAAVERIEVLRDGASAQYGSDAIAGVINIVLKGSGEGGSVNGRYGKYSAGDGEQYQLSGDAGFSFAGTGKVHLAAQAGHSDQTNRALPFQGRVEQRYGDPEIDQGAMSFNGQYSPTDYLTFYSFGMVSRREVLSNGYFRFAGDNRNRPEIYPNGFLPQIYNVSKDVSWVGGLKTSTEGGLNIDLSYNYGQNNLTFDVRNSLNNSLGVTSPTDFHAGTLEVTQNVLNADFTKTLDWGLAYPVTLAFGAEWRGEKFNQSPGDAASSANGGIASENGALLPGAQVFPGFKLSDAGYYNRNSHSAYVDLEADLTDKLSAGLAGRYEKYSDFGDTATGKLSLRYAFNDKVALRATASTGFRAPSLQQQNFQSIATQFLNVAQPNGTVTATPFEIGTFRTDNPAAIALGAEPLKAEESKNYGLGVVLQPVENLYITVDAYRIDIDDRIVLSENLTSTAARNYLQANGFPGIGGGRYFTNAVDTKTQGLDAVGTYRWNLDSGSVELTSGYNYNKTEVKRIADNPAALEAIDPGAVRIGRAELGRITEGTPRDKFFLGGTWSPGNWSFTGTATRWGEFSTFGTNAGSDQTYAAKWTLDLAASYKLNNWNFTIGGDNVLNEYPDRQEAGLGTRTYLPYSSASPFGFNGALVYANVSYKW